The sequence CGTGGACCCGCTCGCCGAACCCGGTGCCGGTGAGCCCGGAGGAGATGACCACGACGGCCCGGACACCGCGCTTGCCGCACGCTTCGACCGCGTCCGCGGCGGCCGGCGCGGGCAGGCAGATCACCGCGAGTTCGGGCGTGCGGGTCAGCTCGGCGACGGATGGCACGCTTCGCACGCCGAGGATCGCGCGGGCGTGCGGGTTCACCACCTCGACCGGGCCCCGGAAACCGGAAGCGGTCAGGTTGGCCAGCACCGCGTGGCCCACCGACCCCGGCCGCCGGCCGGCACCGATCACGGCGATCGAGGACGGCTTGAACAGGTGCGCGAGGCTGGCCGCGTCCGCGACCGAGTCGCGCTTCAGCACGGCGTCCAGGTAAGCGGGGTCTTCGTCGAGGTTCAGCACGACGTCGCGCTCGGGTCCGCCGACGCTGGCCTCGAAGCTGAGTCCGAGGTCCTTGAAGACGTGGAGCACCTTGGCGTTCTCCGCGAGCACCTCGGCGAGGAACCGCCGGAGGCCGGTCTTGCGGGCGTGGGAGACGAGGTGCTCCAGCAAGAGGGTGGCGACGCCTTGGGTGCGCACGGTCTCGTCGACGACGAGCGCGACTTCGGCGTCGGCCGAGCCGTCGAGGACTTCGTAGTTCGCGACGCCGAGCAGCTCACCGCGCCGGTAGCAGCCCACCGCGTAGTGGCCGGGCCCGGGGTCGGCGGCGATCTCCGCCGCGAGCCGGTCCAGGCGGGACGGTGCGCCGAAGAAGCGGAAGTAGGTGTCCTGCTGGGTCAGCCGGGTGTGCAGGGCGAGCACCTCGGCGGTGTCGGCCGGGTGCAGCGGGCGCACGAGCACCACGTCACCGCCGGCGAGCAGGGCCCGGGAGCCCGCCTCCACGCTCATCGAAACTCCTCGGGGCACGAGGGTGGGCGCGGCCGACCAAGGGCCGCGCCCACCGCGGGAGGGTCACCTAGTTCTTGGTGACCTGGATCTTGACGTGCTTGTCGCGCGGGTGCTCCGAAACCGGCATCGAGATCTCCAGGATGCCGTCGGCGTACGTCGCCTTGACCTTCGCCGGGTCGGCCCCGGCCGGCAGGCTGACCGTGCGGCTGAAGGTGCCGTAGTAGAACTCGCTGCGGCCGCCCTCGGCGACTTCCTTCGCCTCACGTTCGGCGGAGATGGTCAGCAGCCCGTTGTGCGTGGTCACGGAGATGTGTTTCTCCGGGTCGAAGCCGGGCAGTTCGGCCCGGACGAGGTACTTGCCGTCCTCGGTGGACTCCTCGATCCGGACCGGGTTGTGCTCGGCGAACGGCCAGGGGTTCTCCAGCCACGCCGCGATGCTCGGCAACGCCAGGCGTGAGCCCGGCACCAGGGTGGTCATCCGTTCTCTCCTCTCCGCGACGACGGGGCGTCGCAGAGCAAGGAAACCTCCGGAAGGGGGTCCGGCGACGCGGCCGGATTGCCCGAACCGCGAGGACCTTCGTCACCGAACGGGGAGAGCGGACCCGGTCGACCCACGGGCTCGGACCTGAGAGAGCAGGAGCGGCGACGGCCCGGACCACGCGGGGAACCGCGACGGGGTGGCGGGACGCGGGCCGGCGAGCCGAGGGGGAGGGAGCGCGCCGACCCGCGTGACAGACGCTAGCCGATCGTCACCGAACACGCCGATCGGACAGAAATCCCTCGGGACGCTCGCTCAGCCGACCGGCGCCACCCACTCCACCCGCACGCCACCTTCCGGACCGCTGCCGAGCGTGCACGACCCGCCCGAAGCTTCCGCCCGGTCCCGCAGGTTGCCCAGCCCGCTCGGCGTCACCCCTTCGGGCAGTCCCTTGCCGTCGTCGACGACGACCACGCGGATCAGGTCGTCCTTCACCGCCACCGAAACCGACACCGAGGACGCCTCCGCGTGCCGGACCGCGTTGCTGACCGCTTCGCGCACCACCGCCTCGACGTGCTCGGCCAGCTGGGTGGGCAGCGCGTCGAGCGGGCCGGCCATGCTGACCGTCGGGTGCACCGGGGCGTCGTCGGTCAGCTCGGCGATCGCGTCGTGCAG is a genomic window of Amycolatopsis lexingtonensis containing:
- a CDS encoding Hsp20/alpha crystallin family protein → MTTLVPGSRLALPSIAAWLENPWPFAEHNPVRIEESTEDGKYLVRAELPGFDPEKHISVTTHNGLLTISAEREAKEVAEGGRSEFYYGTFSRTVSLPAGADPAKVKATYADGILEISMPVSEHPRDKHVKIQVTKN